A genome region from Fimbriimonadaceae bacterium includes the following:
- a CDS encoding type II toxin-antitoxin system VapC family toxin, with protein MKILLDSSGWIEFFTGGPLADRYSGYFSSRYEIITPTIVLYEVYKKIKRERGEETAILFSGRLHATNVVQLTESIAYVAADVSLRHGLAMADAIVYATALDQNADVVTGDADLKDLPGVVYVK; from the coding sequence GTGAAGATCCTGTTGGATTCCAGCGGCTGGATCGAATTCTTTACAGGCGGACCACTCGCTGATCGCTATTCTGGATACTTTTCTTCGCGCTACGAAATCATTACGCCGACAATTGTGTTGTACGAGGTCTACAAAAAGATCAAGCGCGAGCGTGGTGAGGAGACTGCGATCCTCTTTTCCGGACGACTTCATGCAACCAACGTGGTTCAACTCACCGAATCGATTGCCTATGTAGCCGCGGATGTCAGCCTTCGGCACGGTCTGGCAATGGCTGATGCGATCGTCTATGCGACGGCATTGGACCAGAATGCGGATGTCGTGACGGGTGATGCGGATCTGAAGGATCTGCCTGGCGTGGTCTACGTGAAGTAG
- a CDS encoding peptidylprolyl isomerase, which yields MTMQFQKKDPRATISTPFGDIRIRFYPDDAPRHVENFINLAKLGFYDDTTFHRVVPGFIIQGGDPLSKTPDRMLHGTGGPGYFLNPETNDRPHKRGAISMAKMPRDGTSTRDFNDNGSQFFISLQDNSGLDRRYSIFGEIIRGIEVIDMIAKMPRDERDNPLEPIRMKVTVKE from the coding sequence ATGACCATGCAATTTCAGAAAAAAGATCCCCGTGCCACAATCAGCACCCCTTTCGGCGACATCCGGATTCGTTTTTACCCGGACGACGCGCCGCGTCATGTCGAGAACTTCATCAACCTGGCGAAACTGGGGTTTTACGACGACACCACCTTTCATCGCGTGGTGCCGGGCTTTATCATTCAGGGAGGCGACCCGTTGAGCAAGACGCCGGATCGGATGCTGCACGGCACCGGCGGCCCGGGCTACTTTCTCAATCCCGAAACCAACGACCGGCCCCATAAGCGCGGTGCGATCTCGATGGCGAAAATGCCCCGCGACGGCACGAGCACCCGCGACTTTAACGACAACGGCTCCCAGTTTTTCATCTCCCTGCAGGACAACAGCGGCCTCGATCGGCGCTATTCCATTTTCGGCGAGATCATCCGGGGCATCGAGGTCATCGACATGATCGCCAAGATGCCGCGCGACGAGCGCGACAATCCGCTGGAGCCGATTCGCATGAAGGTGACGGTGAAAGAGTAG
- a CDS encoding AbrB/MazE/SpoVT family DNA-binding domain-containing protein, with protein MSMTTISPKFQIVIPKDVREKLRLSPSQRLQVLEKGGVITLVPEVPLKSLKGALKGMSRAGLREKKDRV; from the coding sequence ATGTCTATGACGACTATCTCGCCGAAGTTCCAAATCGTCATCCCTAAGGATGTGAGAGAAAAGCTTCGCCTGAGTCCTTCCCAGCGCTTGCAGGTCCTGGAAAAAGGCGGCGTGATTACCTTGGTGCCGGAAGTGCCACTCAAGTCGCTGAAGGGGGCACTCAAGGGTATGTCTAGGGCAGGCCTCCGGGAAAAGAAGGATCGCGTGTGA